The nucleotide sequence gactcggaccaaAGACTTAAAGATAAcgactcatttctgttttctgtacataAGCTACTAAGGTTTTGCAATGCTTTGCACATgcacgcccagtagaaaataaattaatcactGTCTGAagctactcgttcttctgagctacgttaaagactcgttcaaaaagaacaaatcattcatgaacgacccatcactagtgcACAATCCATCATCCGTAACATGTGCAGTGTGTGGTCTGTGTTTTCAATACAACTTATGTGTGCTACACAACCTTGCTATTTACCGCTAATGGAAATTGTAAATTATAAAGAGTTATTAGACATTTAATGATGACCACAATAAGTGGAAGTAAGTACCCATGTACTGCATCTCCAGCATAAAACCGTTCCCTTGCAGTAGGTCATTCCTCTCAAACCATCCAAGAATCATGTTCCTTCAGAAGTCTCAAAGTAGTTAGCCTTAGAGGGAGATAAATATATCTAAAGCCAGAGAAGTTTTTCACAGAGGGGGCCAGAATTTCTAATCATACCGCTGCACTGAATATAACGTTTATGATGTAAGATAAGGATATAGAGTATTTTGAATGCATTATGTATgcggcatgtgtgtgtgatatgtgtaatttataaaacatttgacCTCTCCTGTTAATCAAATTAAGTGCTTGCTTATGCTTTACACTTTATCCCATCTATGTAATCATGTTATTTTTCTTCATTACCTGGACATATGGTACATCATAGAGAACTTAAAGAAGAAATGAAAGATAAGACAACACAACAGTGAATGttcatgaatttattttatactaatagatataataattttgtaatCACATCCAAAGAAAGTAAATATGCAGtgtttataaagtaaaaacagttcttTCCTTTGGAGGCACAAGACATTAGAAAGGTGTcctaaaatttttaagttaatgcgattttaaaacataattatatCTCAAATCAATGCATTGACATTTGCCATTATAAGTTGGATCTTTttgttaacttttatttttctttattaatttttttgctagACTTTACTTTATAATATCCAAACAAATATTTCTGGCTTTAATAGAACGAAGTAAAAAATGGCCATTACCCTGAGAACATTTTGGGATACCTGAATCAAGTgcactttaatttaatctggtaaattacagtttttctaCAGACCTAGGCAAAGTAAAATTATACTCCATGCTAAGTCTGAGTGACCcgacacacaaacacgcaaacCTTTAGACTTCATttcatgtacatactgtaacattacaATACACTGACTCTACATGCTTTGGGGTAGCTAATCTGAATCTTTAAATGCGTGCATTAAAtggctttaaacatttttaaatacaatgtgTCTAGAATTAAGGCACATATACTTGTATCAATAAATCGatacatgtatattttaattagtGTATCTTTTGATCTGTAAATGTGGGGTGGAGGATGTGGAGAAGAGTGCAGTTGTGCTCTTTGTTTGGAGAGTGGATGTCAGATGAAGCTGTGTgggagaaaaacaacaacatgtgtTTAAGACATACAGGataacttggtctgcaagcgttttgatatacgagtactgTAGTACATATACGTTTTGTCTGCTGAGCGCCACATATTCACacctgagccaatggttcttctctctctcgcactgtgggattgtgggtaatcatctcttatactcagtctcagtgcgcgtGCGTCTGAGAACTTATAGTGAACAtaatgcttgtatatcaaagcactcatGTAATATCAAAAGAATTTTCCCATAATGGGAATGTCGATGATTCGTTCCATAAcctaaaaatattcatataaaaataaacggaaacactgcaCTGTCTGGAatcttctttaacaaggaacctctctaatgacacttgctgttgtctacttttgccttcacatgcatatgaactatATTACCCCTATAAATGCTTAATCTAATTGTTTCTCTCTTctcaaaataaatgcattttttctgCCATTTGAGGGTAAAATTAGGTGACGTGACGAGTTTACAGAAAAGAACATTTAGCTTTCCTTCGTGATCAGTAAACTCTGTGAGAACAAACATCTCTCCTTAAATTAACTTTActtcatacatactgtagtaaagCATTTAACCAATCAGAGATGAGACCGAACCAATCATAACACAGAAGGTGTGATTTATTGGAAAAGATGAAAAGCCTAATCTAACCTCAATGTAGGAGAAAAAACGTTTTATGTaacttgaaatgttttattcctcatataattTGCCAatcaatacagtacagtataatataatacgTCATTAGAGCCATTGTAGAACGTTCACAAAACCAGCTCTACATTACCAGACGTACTGTAGTCATTTCCTCCCCAGCCtcttttcatttctctctccTTAAGTTAAAAGTCATGTTACCCAGAAAATACAATGAGTACTCATCACAAGGTCACGGTCCCTGAAGACTTTCTTATAGTGGAAAACCTTCTCACTCttacaaagcgctgacactTGAGACTTCCTTCTTAagggctaaataaataaacatatttatccttaaatgtaatttatttacacaACGAATTCATCCTTACAAACCCCAATTAATGAGCTTTTCCGATTTGTTAGTGCAAATCAGTTTCCCTTGTCTAGTTATTATctaatgttaaatgttgtaaGTGTTGTGCACCTACTTTAAATACCTCTGAAATACTACTCTTATGAATTATTGCCATGTTCACAAAGGCTCTTGTTGGCATAAATGTGATCAGATACACCAGCAGACAAAAAGCACTGTTTATTCATAAAAGATTTTTCTCAGGCAATAGGATGCATTAGATATCAGCTGATTGTGTGCTGTGGAAGGATCAAAGTTCAGAattgtttgttattattatctttttgttgttgttataaatTCTGTGCTTACCGTTTGCTAATCCAGACTCCTCTTGCCTCGATAAAGTACTGAAAATAtcagaggaaaagaaagaaagttacAAATTGAAATTTACAAACTgagaaaaattattacaatatataatcataattaaattataggCAGAATTTCtataaaagttaaacaaaaaaataacagttaatAATGTTACAAATTTCTATTGATATTgatatgtaaatattatttttaaaaaagtacaatatcaaaaatagaatattttataattgtatatatttatacttttgtaatttataaaatataaaaatgtatattataacCCTTCTATCATgttcatatatacagtggtgttcaaaataatagcagtgtgtttaaaaaagtgagtaaagctccatatccatataataacttttaatttaaatcacataaatgcactggacaccctgcacattttattctgaatcacaacatgaagaaaaatgtgctaaattgATTAtcagtttaatgtaagtgaagaaaaaacaatattagtctgttaaaaaaaatagcagtttcATCACTCAtgtttacaaagtgatgaatttaccgtttaaacaaaaatgtttaatctttcttgtgcatctctgaactaatatttagttgtataaccatgctttctgagaactgcttcacatatGTGACGACTGTACTacacgccacaattcctctgctGTTCctggttttgcctcagaaacagcatttttaatgtcagcccACAGGTTTcctattggattagggtctggggattgggctggccactccataacgttaatcttgttggtctggaaccaagatgctgctcgcttactggtgtgttcggggtcgttgtcttgttgaaacacccatttcaagggcatttccttttcggcataaggcaacgtgacctctttaagtattctgatatactcaaattgatccatgatccctgaaatgtgataaatagacccaacaccatagtacgagaagcgtccctacagtatatcatgatgcttgtccctccatgcttcactctcTGTGTACTgagtgtactgtgtgtgtactgtggcttgaattcaatgtttgggggcctgacaaactgtctgcggcctctagacccaaaaagatcaatcttgctttcatcagtccactaaatattgcaccatttctctttaggccaggcaatgtgttctttggcaaactgtaacctcttcagcacgtgTCTTTTcttcaacaatgggactttgcgggggcttcttgctgatagcttgacatcacatagccgtcttctaatagtaacagtactaaccagtaactttagatgttctttgagtcgcttttgttattcttcgatccattcaaatggtagttttccattttcttccacgtctttctggttttggtttccattttaaagcttaaaaattatttggtatcattttagcagagcagtctatcattttctgcacttatgtttttttccatctctaatcaacttttgaaccAAAGTAAGCTGTTGTTCTGAACAATGTATGGACGAcccattttactctgattttcagagaGGAATGCACAGGACaatcttttctgcatttatccttaaataaggggaacttgtttgacgcctgtttgtaacaaaatattttacctttctaattgaactccacactgctatttttttaaacagactaatatttgtttttcttcacttacattaaactaataatatatttagcacatttttctttatgttgtgattcagaatagagcGTGCTgtgtgtccaatgcatttatgtgatttaaatttatacctatatatatgtatataaatttacCTATATTTTTATAGGTAACATATtactacaaatatatatatatatatatatatatatatatattttatatatataatatatacaattatattaaattatttgtagTAACATATTTGCAAGGACTTACCCATTCCGAGATCTGTGCCTGAGCAATAAACTGAAAGAAATTAGAGGAAATAATCAGCCTCAAGTCACTCTTTTAAAGAACTGAACATTGGGTAAAAtatgacatttacaaaatcgTTACTCCATATggctacgttcacattacaagccacattgtctaattctaaaaaaaaaacttctctaTCAGATTGGATTTGCATGTCACGACGGCTTATAGTCAtgattacaagtgacttttatctgactctaacgTGGACCCGTCTGTCCTCTAACACAGCACGCACGCGCACATCGAGACGTTTTTGCTTAGATCAGTTAAAACACCTCgttttagctgttttagcagaTATTGCTAAAACTGCTGCCGGTGCTAACTGATGACGTCAGCAAGCGCCCCATGAATGTACGAAAAGTCACATGAATTCTATGTCCAATCTAGGATCACATACGAAAGATCTGatctaaaaaacatttcagtcaaaagtcacttcaggctggttTTTACATCTGAGTTTACAGCTGCTAAATTGGTTTCTTTGTTTAACAAAATCGAGTTAAAAAGGTCAGAAAAACCTTCCACTGAGTGGAAGAGCGAGAACACAGGAGAGCGCTCTTTTACCGTTTAGTCATCGTTTTGTTGGTCTCAGCTCTCCCTGAGCTTTgccttttatggagttttgtaAGTGGACTGACTTTGATTtggtttattatattattggtAACTTTAACAGATtcgtgtgattttattttttgtgtaagCTAAACCTATCTAGATTTTTTTGATGGATTTTACAAAAGTCACAGAAGGGTACAATTCCAGTTTGAAGGTCTTCATCTGTagatacaaaaaaaaggtttctgatAGAGCGCATTTGCATTTAGTGACGCCtacaaaactccataaaaggtCAAGAAAAAAAGACGGCTTAGAGCATGGAATGAGTGGTAATGGTAAAGACTAAAAGACAgaaattgaatttattttccatcCCATTGAAGCTATTTatcaatatataattaaaattttaacaacaATTTGCAAGCATCAACTCAGTGAGAGGTTTTTTATCCTCCATTTATACATAGCTATTTCTATTGACATAATTCAATGTACTGTAGTTGATGTATCCTATTTTAtgaatttgtattaattgttccatttaaaaaacaaattttataatttgAAGTCTGGGTTTATGTTTGTTCATTATGTTATGCATCAtacacaactttaaaaaaaggctttataAACAGGGCCCAGCGTGTGAATTATTAACAAGTAAATAGAATAATATTACAATCTGATTCACACAAAGCACAAAATGTGAAATGCCAAACATGCCTTGGGAAATCGACTACATCTTAAGGAACATAGCATCATCTCGACTTCACACAGCAACTTTTCGATCATAACATAAAGAGTAAAATGATCTTACCCGAGTACCTCCTGCTGGGACAGAACAGCACCATGGTTCCGTCTGGGTTTACAGGTGCCACAATGACTGTGTACACATCACCACAGGTGACCTCGGACACGTCGCACATGCTCTGTCCCGGTGCGGAGCTGCAGGAATGGGTGCGGCCTCCACCTCTCACCTGGGCCGTGAAGTTGCCGATAGGGTTCGAGGACCACCACGACACACGCAGGGTGTTATTATAGCGTGTGTAAAGACGAATTCTTGAAGGACAGCACTCACCTGGATAAAGAGTTGGACTTCTTTATTAATCTTAAAGCAGAAAGCACTCATTTTGCCTATACAGGCCCAAGCACCTACATCCTTAACAccatcaatattaaaattacgAGCCCAAtagtgattttcttttaaagcaaCAGAGCCATGTAACTCACTGGTGGAGAAGCCGTGGTACGTGCATACCGCTGTGTTGCCCATGGAGCTGATGGCCTTTAGTGTGACAGTGTAGTTTGTTCCACAAGTCATGCATCCCATCAGGCACTTGGTCTGCGTGGTATGACATGTCGCGTTGCCCCGTGACGAGGTCAACGATGCCATAAAGGACTGAGCTCCTTCAGCTACTGACCAGGTGACATCACTCATCGCCTGGGTCACCTGACTGACGTTTAAAGTGGCTGGACAGCACGGAGCTGGAGACCGAGGAGACAAAGACTCAGCAGGCTAAACTCTCAAATGGCTCAGAAAATCAATTTAGCCAAACTCCACTGACACTTAAATTACCTGTCTGGAAGGACACGCTGTAACTGGGGATGCTCAGACCGGCAGGTGTGGAGGCGATTGCGGTGACTTGATAGGAGGAGCCACAAGATAATCCGTTCACCTGACAGGATGTCATGCTTGATTGACAGCTAAAGGGGCTTCTTTCTGATCCAATCACGTTAACCGTGTAGTTGGCAGCTTTGTTAGCGGACGTCCAGGAGATGTTAAAGGACGAGGAGTTACTTGGACTTACGGTCACTTGCTCAGGCATACATGGAgctttaagagagagagagagagagagaaagagtgagagggaAATTTTCTGAACGAGAATGTAGAGAAAAACaatagagtgtgtgtttattttacctGTTTCTTGTGTCTGGGGCCTGCAGGAGCGATTACACCCTCGTGCTTCATTGCATGGAAAGACGTAGACATTGTACTTGGTGTTGCAGTTGAGGGCAGAGAGCACACACTCCGGTGAGGTGTCATTACACAGCACTGTGCGGTTAGATGGGTCTACAGCTCGCACCTCATACATGTCTGCCCCTCGCACCACCGTCCACGTGATCAGCAGGGACTCCCAGGAAATCTCTGACACAGTAGTGTTCTCTGAGCAGCATGGCACTATAAGGAAGatatgaatgaaatgaaaaaacgaattgtgaaaaaatacattgtTTCAGAtgggatgttttttgtttttttttggtggatttTACGTACAGGTGGTTTGATTCAAGACTTGACCCGGAGGACTGGTTCCAGCTTGGTTGTTAGCAAACACGCTCATGATGTAGGAGTAGCCACACTGGCAGCTGAAGTTACAGGAGGTGCCTGTGGAGTTGCACATCTCTTCGATTCCATCGTCTCGTTTGCTGAAGGCAGTGTAATAGTCCACGTAGAACACAGAGTTCCAGGAC is from Clarias gariepinus isolate MV-2021 ecotype Netherlands chromosome 22, CGAR_prim_01v2, whole genome shotgun sequence and encodes:
- the LOC128510378 gene encoding fibronectin type III domain-containing protein 7-like, which codes for MYDGSNLTVRVYTVTSKSAVLSWSTQDGSSSYRLTASPRNSPNPSVFSSFSQNTVMGSINTLSPNTAYTFTVEALDGSMRVLAQNSVDGLTAPDIPTITAASSKQSQRITVEFTQVLGASSYILRTETSKGFIVSETSVPGSPGTVSGLQPYTNYTLSVMSVNSGGRSQPSFSVQAKTVLAAPLLNSSSPSNSSIEVIWAPVPDGVLYSISIIRDGSYQQSRLNTSYTNVTFNNLEAGTNYCIKANAWSPLSVPGDDYTVCQVTRPSTPQSIVLLTTTVNDVMGRSVSWNPAQGANEYVALSSAGLNCSSYSTSCTLSPLSCGEIHNISVTAFNQAGPSQSSDPQSYISFPCPPEQVRVDDLGSGICSLSWNSVFYVDYYTAFSKRDDGIEEMCNSTGTSCNFSCQCGYSYIMSVFANNQAGTSPPGQVLNQTTLPCCSENTTVSEISWESLLITWTVVRGADMYEVRAVDPSNRTVLCNDTSPECVLSALNCNTKYNVYVFPCNEARGCNRSCRPQTQETAPCMPEQVTVSPSNSSSFNISWTSANKAANYTVNVIGSERSPFSCQSSMTSCQVNGLSCGSSYQVTAIASTPAGLSIPSYSVSFQTAPCCPATLNVSQVTQAMSDVTWSVAEGAQSFMASLTSSRGNATCHTTQTKCLMGCMTCGTNYTVTLKAISSMGNTAVCTYHGFSTSECCPSRIRLYTRYNNTLRVSWWSSNPIGNFTAQVRGGGRTHSCSSAPGQSMCDVSEVTCGDVYTVIVAPVNPDGTMVLFCPSRRYSVYCSGTDLGMVLYRGKRSLD